In Penaeus vannamei isolate JL-2024 chromosome 14, ASM4276789v1, whole genome shotgun sequence, one DNA window encodes the following:
- the LOC113825585 gene encoding cathepsin L-like peptidase: MKFLSVAVLVAVVASTSAVSFFSVVLEEWESFKLEHGKKYDSEVEESFRMKIFTENKHKIAKHNKGFAMGHHTYKLEMNKYGDMLHHEFVATMNGFRGNHTGGYKSNREYTGATFIEPDDDVQLPKNVDWRTKGAVTPIKDQGQCGSCWAFSATGALEGQTFRKTGQLVSLSEQNLVDCSRKFGNNGCNGGLMDNAFEYVKENGGIDTEDSYPYDGEDEKCHYNPRSAGAEDKGFVDVREGSEHALKKAVATVGPVSVAIDASHESFQFYSHGVYIEPECSPEMLDHGVLVVGYGIDDDGTDYWLVKNSWGTTWGDEGYVKMARNHDNQCGIASSASFPLV; this comes from the exons CTTGAACATGGCAAGAAGTATGACTCAGAGGTCGAGGAGTCATTCCGCATGAAGATCTTCACAGAGAACAAGCACAAGATTGCCAAGCACAACAAGGGCTTTGCTATGGGGCACCATACTTACAAACTCGAAATGAACAAATATGGAGATATG CTCCACCATGAGTTCGTCGCAACCATGAACGGATTCCGTGGAAACCACACTGGGGGTTACAAGAGCAACCGCGAATACACAGGAGCCACCTTCATTGAGCCTGATGATGATGTGCAGCTGCCCAAGAATGTCGACTGGAGAACCAAGGGAGCCGTCACACCTATCAAGGACCAGGGCCAGTGTGGCTCTTGCTGGGCCTTTTCTGCT ACTGGTGCATTGGAGGGTCAGACGTTCCGCAAGACTGGTCAGCTGGTGAGCCTCTCAGAGCAAAACCTGGTGGACTGCTCACGCAAGTTTGGAAACAATGGCTGCAACGGTGGACTCATGGACAACGCCTTTGAGTACGTCAAGGAGAATGGTGGCATTGACACTGAGGACAGCTACCCATATGATGGAGAG GATGAGAAGTGCCATTACAACCCCCGTTCTGCTGGTGCTGAGGATAAGGGCTTCGTTGATGTGCGTGAGGGAAGTGAACATGCACTGAAGAAGGCTGTTGCTACCGTTGGCCCAGTATCTGTGGCTATTGATGCATCTCATGAGTCATTCCAGTTCTACAGCCATG GTGTGTACATTGAACCAGAGTGCTCCCCTGAGATGCTTGACCACGGTGTTCTTGTTGTTGGCTACGGCATTGACGATGACGGCACAGATTACTGGCTGGTCAAGAACTCATGGGGTACAACCTGGGGTGATGAGGGCTACGTTAAGATGGCCCGCAATCACGACAACCAGTGTGGCattgcctcctccgcctccttccctcttgtctAA